The following are encoded in a window of Thiohalophilus sp. genomic DNA:
- the fdxA gene encoding ferredoxin FdxA gives MTYVVTDNCIKCKYTDCVEVCPVDCFHEGPNFLAIDPEECIDCTLCEPECPAEAIFAEDDVPAGMENFIDLNAELSREWPVIVEIKDPPADAKEWDGVPDKLQYLER, from the coding sequence ATGACTTACGTAGTCACCGACAACTGTATCAAATGCAAGTACACCGACTGCGTTGAGGTGTGTCCCGTCGACTGCTTTCACGAAGGTCCCAACTTCCTGGCGATCGATCCCGAAGAATGCATCGACTGCACCCTGTGCGAACCGGAATGCCCGGCCGAAGCCATTTTCGCCGAGGACGATGTGCCCGCCGGCATGGAAAACTTCATTGACCTCAATGCCGAGCTGTCCCGGGAGTGGCCGGTGATCGTGGAAATAAAAGATCCCCCGGCCGACGCCAAGGAGTGGGACGGCGTACCGGACAAGCTCCAGTATCTGGAACGCTGA
- a CDS encoding UvrD-helicase domain-containing protein produces MSGSASPALQGNITVQASAGSGKTYLLVSRILRLLLEGAEPGSILAITFTRKAAAEMQQRLLQRLQQLALCGEADLDKQLHSLDLVPDADLRRQARQLYQRLLRTPHGVRTTTFHAFCQELLRRFPLEADVPPGFELLERTAALLDEAREALMVGAAREPDSDVAGALQILFNELGLNNTRTVLRQFVDHRSDWWVYTDGQSDPVARAEEQLKQQLAIDPEQDPRQDFLDNTQYQQQLSRCAELLSGHPNKGNNEAVAHLQVVLDKQQTIEARHASLYLAFLTKEGKPRSKREASNRSLQKSLGIEGAEELASLHETFCDRLQTLQEQIAARRNYVVNNAWYRAGAALLDHYQRIKLEQRLLDFTDLEWKAYRLLNVADNALWVQYKLDQRIAHLLVDEFQDTNPTQWQLLLPLLQELAAEGDRQRSVFLVGDAKQSIYRFRRAEPRLFATATDWLETHLAARRYPLNTSWRSAPAIMDFVNRLFTADPQLQQQIPDFPEHRTHHQQLWGEVILLPPARESDSEVDAIEGLRNPLEQPRPEPAGSRYRQEAQRVADEIRRLIDRPLPVQQDNRDQARPIEYSDILLLVRNRTHLHEYEQALREANIPYLSGNRGTLLQSIEVQDMLNLLNWLSMPFDNLALAGILRSPLFALDDRDLMQLAARGQGNWFERLAQLAGEQSADAPLQRAHDHLARWVERAGRIPVHDLLEQIYSEANVLARYRAAFPAHLVPRVMANLVRFQELALEMDSGRYPSLMTFAQWLKELWQNAEDAPDEPASTGQQSPVRIMTIHGAKGLEAPVVFLLDTARGDSGGKTHEALVEWPAGAPLPSHFLLRPDQAHRDPLSEAVIQRSDAAGQREEANLLYVAATRARQYLYVSGSLASRGNDYGWYRQIAGAYDLPLDEIEAPVTLQESNTPPQITAPVINPAASEPLIDPRLRQRIPLAPRQFEIAPSRQGTDTHSEVVDEDGRQRGIVIHRCLEWLCAEPELPLESVLQRLAGEAPPALLEQCYAEARQTFRAEALAAIFHPPAGVQSYNELPLLYRREGRTVNGVIDRLLIEPGRIQLIDYKTHAGAVNDPAAIAAQYAQQMRLYADGVRQLWPGREVQAALLFTASAQLWPMQV; encoded by the coding sequence ATGAGCGGCAGCGCCAGCCCCGCCCTGCAGGGCAACATCACCGTGCAGGCCTCGGCCGGCAGCGGCAAGACCTATCTGCTGGTCAGCCGCATCCTGCGCCTGTTGCTGGAAGGCGCCGAGCCGGGATCGATCCTGGCCATCACCTTCACCCGCAAGGCGGCGGCCGAAATGCAGCAGCGCCTGTTGCAACGGCTGCAACAACTGGCGTTGTGTGGCGAAGCGGATCTGGATAAACAACTGCATAGCCTGGATCTGGTGCCGGATGCCGATCTGCGCCGCCAGGCGCGCCAGCTCTATCAACGCCTGTTGCGCACCCCGCACGGCGTGCGCACCACCACCTTCCACGCCTTTTGTCAGGAGCTGCTGCGCCGTTTTCCGCTGGAAGCCGATGTCCCGCCCGGCTTCGAACTGCTCGAGCGTACCGCCGCACTGCTCGATGAGGCCCGCGAAGCCTTGATGGTGGGTGCGGCGCGCGAACCGGACAGCGACGTGGCCGGCGCGTTGCAGATCCTGTTCAACGAACTGGGGCTGAACAATACCCGCACGGTGCTGCGCCAGTTCGTGGATCACCGCAGTGACTGGTGGGTCTATACCGATGGGCAGTCCGATCCGGTGGCCCGGGCCGAGGAACAGCTCAAACAGCAACTCGCCATCGATCCCGAACAGGATCCGCGTCAAGATTTTCTCGATAACACACAATATCAACAACAACTGTCCCGCTGTGCCGAACTGTTATCCGGCCACCCGAACAAGGGTAACAACGAAGCGGTCGCCCATCTTCAGGTGGTGCTGGATAAGCAACAAACCATAGAAGCCCGCCACGCTTCACTCTACCTGGCCTTTTTAACCAAAGAAGGCAAGCCGCGCAGTAAACGGGAAGCCAGTAACAGGTCTTTACAAAAAAGTCTGGGCATCGAGGGGGCCGAAGAACTGGCGAGCCTGCATGAAACGTTTTGCGATCGACTCCAGACGTTGCAGGAACAGATCGCCGCACGCCGTAATTATGTCGTTAACAACGCCTGGTACCGCGCCGGTGCCGCGCTGCTGGATCACTATCAGCGCATCAAGCTTGAGCAACGGCTGCTCGATTTCACCGATCTGGAGTGGAAGGCCTATCGGTTGTTAAATGTCGCCGACAACGCGCTATGGGTGCAGTACAAACTCGATCAGCGCATCGCCCATCTGCTGGTGGACGAATTCCAGGACACCAACCCGACCCAGTGGCAGTTACTGCTGCCGTTATTACAGGAGCTGGCCGCCGAAGGCGATCGCCAGCGCAGCGTGTTTCTGGTCGGCGATGCCAAGCAGTCCATCTATCGCTTTCGCCGCGCCGAACCCCGGCTGTTTGCCACCGCCACCGACTGGCTGGAAACCCACCTGGCGGCCCGGCGTTATCCACTGAACACCTCCTGGCGCTCGGCACCGGCGATCATGGACTTCGTCAACCGGCTGTTTACCGCCGATCCGCAACTGCAGCAACAGATCCCCGATTTTCCCGAGCATCGCACCCATCATCAGCAACTGTGGGGGGAGGTCATCCTGCTGCCCCCGGCGCGGGAGTCGGACAGCGAGGTCGACGCCATCGAAGGGCTGCGCAATCCGCTCGAACAGCCCCGGCCGGAGCCGGCCGGCAGCCGTTACCGGCAGGAGGCCCAACGGGTCGCCGACGAAATTCGCCGCCTGATCGATCGGCCACTGCCGGTGCAGCAGGACAACCGCGATCAGGCCCGGCCGATCGAATACAGCGATATCCTGTTGCTGGTGCGCAACCGTACCCATCTGCACGAATACGAGCAGGCCCTGCGCGAGGCGAACATTCCTTATTTGAGCGGTAATCGCGGCACGTTGCTGCAGAGCATCGAGGTGCAGGACATGCTCAACCTGCTTAACTGGCTGAGCATGCCGTTCGACAACCTGGCGCTGGCCGGCATCCTGCGCTCGCCGCTGTTCGCCCTGGACGACCGCGATCTGATGCAGCTGGCCGCCCGGGGCCAGGGCAACTGGTTCGAACGCCTGGCGCAGCTGGCCGGGGAACAGTCCGCCGATGCCCCCCTGCAACGGGCGCATGACCATCTGGCCCGCTGGGTCGAACGGGCCGGGCGTATCCCGGTGCACGATCTGCTGGAGCAGATCTACAGCGAGGCCAATGTGCTGGCCCGTTACCGGGCCGCCTTCCCGGCCCATCTGGTGCCGCGGGTGATGGCCAATCTGGTCCGTTTCCAGGAGCTGGCGCTGGAGATGGACAGTGGCCGCTACCCCAGCCTGATGACCTTTGCCCAGTGGCTCAAGGAGCTGTGGCAAAACGCGGAGGATGCCCCGGACGAGCCGGCCAGCACCGGTCAGCAATCGCCGGTGCGGATCATGACCATCCACGGAGCCAAGGGGCTGGAGGCACCGGTGGTGTTCCTGCTCGACACCGCCCGCGGCGACTCGGGCGGCAAAACCCACGAGGCCCTGGTCGAATGGCCGGCCGGGGCGCCTCTCCCGAGCCATTTTCTGCTGCGCCCGGACCAGGCCCACCGCGATCCACTCAGCGAGGCGGTTATCCAGCGCAGCGATGCGGCCGGCCAGCGCGAGGAGGCCAACCTTTTATATGTCGCCGCCACCCGCGCGCGCCAATATCTGTATGTCTCCGGCAGCCTGGCCAGCCGGGGCAACGACTATGGCTGGTACCGGCAGATCGCCGGCGCTTACGATCTGCCGCTCGACGAGATCGAAGCCCCGGTCACCCTGCAGGAGAGCAACACGCCGCCGCAAATCACCGCACCGGTCATCAACCCGGCCGCAAGCGAACCGCTCATCGACCCGCGCCTGCGCCAGCGGATCCCACTTGCCCCCCGCCAGTTCGAGATCGCCCCCAGCCGCCAGGGCACAGATACCCACAGCGAGGTGGTCGACGAGGACGGCCGTCAGCGCGGCATCGTGATTCACCGCTGCCTGGAATGGCTGTGCGCCGAGCCCGAACTGCCACTCGAGAGCGTCCTGCAACGCCTGGCCGGCGAGGCCCCGCCCGCCCTGCTGGAACAGTGCTACGCCGAAGCCCGGCAGACCTTCCGGGCCGAGGCGCTGGCGGCCATATTCCACCCGCCGGCCGGCGTGCAGAGCTACAACGAACTGCCGCTGCTCTATCGCCGGGAGGGGCGGACCGTCAACGGCGTCATCGATCGGCTGTTGATCGAACCCGGCCGGATCCAGCTGATCGACTACAAGACCCATGCCGGTGCCGTGAACGATCCGGCGGCCATCGCCGCGCAATATGCGCAGCAGATGCGCCTGTACGCCGACGGCGTGCGGCAGCTGTGGCCCGGGCGCGAGGTGCAGGCCGCGCTGTTGTTTACCGCCTCTGCGCAACTGTGGCCAATGCAGGTATAA
- a CDS encoding PD-(D/E)XK nuclease family protein, with protein sequence MTPDSAHHGVVVLPYHADPLQQLARDLIQAHREQLPDLTGITLLVDDPQVSVPLRRQLLDAATEQGVDGLVGLAIQPLRDWVRSFVPDGIRVCSAVSAELLLVDALRPYQHLFNQANPWLLASELLELFQALTLNEIDLPADREHFIDQLQAAYGARNRLRQSLSREATIVHTLWHAWHEQIRAQGLIDADSAHLLALRRSLEQCPSDQPLWFACARPLAPAEQQWLQVLQQRGQLQLYLHGRLDGEPPGYPEQHLRPLANALGLDGVTAPASTRSPLLETVFGTEEHPLQETARALAAEQADSPLHGQLGVLLADNAEQEARAIDIRVREWLLAGKTDIAIVTENRRLARRVRALLERAGIQLADAAGWALSTTSAAAALERWLECLEEDFAHLPLLDLLKSPFVFADRDRDTHRLATWRLEQDVIRHENVARNLNRYRAHAHDRRKRLAQQTDITPLLDLLDRLEAAAAPLLALRRGHHPADDWIAALQQSLALLEMDRALQQDAAGSRLLELLTRLAGGIAGGQFLLGWSDFRTWLGRHLERTHFRPRPTQQRVRLLGLAQSQLQQFEALILAGAEQDSLPGHPPVSPFFNDQVRHELGLQSGEAHYAERFYHLRRLLEAAPAILITARAGQDGEPVVISHWLEHLLTLHREAWPDQPLEEKALAELTAHAEQLQIETEPQVPLPAPSCRPQPGLDPALLPTGFSPSDYQQLLDCPYQYYAARALQLKPPEEIREALSKADYGERVHLCLQALHSKVRNLPGPFTAPFDAAHREEAVALLETISREVFADVLADNFEHQGWLSQWRAFIPAYVDWQIRRRAGHWQVSDTEQRHEVPLGELSIRGRLDRIDRGPAGTAIIDYKTGAIPKAEEVEAGEAIQLPFYALLQQQHQPESPVSQVAYLRFDKPEQALKLSCPLEEDALHALSEAIGRRLQTLVGQINTGQGLPAWGDEKSCNYCEMGLLCRKAVWQV encoded by the coding sequence ATGACGCCCGACAGCGCCCATCACGGCGTGGTAGTGCTCCCCTACCACGCCGATCCCCTGCAACAACTCGCCCGGGATCTGATCCAGGCGCATCGTGAGCAGTTGCCGGATCTGACCGGGATTACGCTGCTGGTCGACGATCCCCAGGTCAGCGTGCCACTGCGCCGACAGTTACTGGATGCCGCAACCGAACAGGGGGTCGACGGACTGGTGGGGCTGGCGATCCAGCCTCTGCGCGACTGGGTACGGTCGTTTGTGCCCGACGGCATCCGGGTCTGTTCCGCGGTCAGCGCCGAACTGCTGCTGGTCGACGCCCTGCGCCCCTATCAACACCTGTTCAACCAGGCCAATCCCTGGCTGCTGGCCAGCGAGCTGCTGGAGCTGTTCCAGGCCCTGACCCTGAACGAGATCGACCTGCCCGCCGACCGGGAGCACTTTATCGATCAGTTGCAGGCCGCTTACGGGGCCCGCAACCGCCTGCGCCAGAGCCTGAGCCGCGAGGCGACCATCGTGCATACCCTGTGGCACGCCTGGCACGAACAGATCCGCGCCCAGGGACTGATCGACGCCGACAGTGCCCATCTGCTGGCGCTGCGCCGCAGCCTGGAACAATGCCCTTCCGATCAGCCGCTCTGGTTCGCCTGCGCCCGTCCGCTGGCCCCGGCCGAACAGCAATGGCTCCAGGTACTGCAGCAGCGCGGCCAGCTGCAGCTCTATTTGCACGGGCGCCTCGACGGCGAGCCCCCCGGTTATCCCGAACAGCATCTGCGCCCGCTGGCCAACGCGCTGGGGCTGGATGGTGTCACCGCCCCGGCCTCGACCCGCAGCCCGTTACTGGAGACCGTCTTCGGCACCGAGGAGCACCCCTTGCAGGAGACCGCCCGGGCCCTCGCCGCGGAGCAGGCCGACAGCCCGCTGCACGGACAGCTCGGGGTATTGCTGGCCGACAACGCCGAGCAGGAGGCCCGGGCCATCGACATCCGCGTCCGCGAGTGGCTGCTGGCGGGCAAGACGGACATCGCCATCGTCACCGAAAACCGGCGCCTGGCGCGGCGGGTGAGGGCCCTGCTGGAGCGTGCCGGCATCCAGCTGGCCGACGCCGCCGGCTGGGCGCTGTCCACCACCAGCGCCGCGGCGGCCCTGGAGCGCTGGCTGGAATGCCTGGAAGAAGACTTCGCCCATCTGCCGCTGCTGGATCTGCTCAAATCCCCCTTCGTGTTCGCCGACCGCGATCGGGACACCCACCGGCTGGCCACCTGGCGCCTGGAGCAGGACGTGATTCGCCACGAAAACGTGGCGCGCAATCTCAACCGCTATCGCGCCCACGCCCATGACCGGCGCAAGCGCCTGGCGCAGCAGACCGACATCACCCCGCTGCTGGACCTGCTGGATCGCCTGGAGGCGGCGGCCGCGCCGCTGCTGGCCCTGCGCCGGGGCCACCATCCGGCCGACGACTGGATCGCCGCGTTGCAGCAAAGCCTGGCGCTGCTGGAGATGGACCGCGCCCTGCAGCAGGACGCCGCCGGCAGCCGGCTGCTGGAGCTGCTCACCCGCCTGGCCGGGGGCATCGCCGGCGGCCAGTTCCTGCTCGGCTGGAGCGACTTTCGCACCTGGCTCGGCCGGCATCTGGAGCGTACCCATTTTCGTCCCCGTCCCACCCAGCAGCGCGTGCGCCTGCTGGGCCTGGCCCAGAGCCAGCTGCAGCAGTTCGAGGCACTGATTCTCGCCGGCGCCGAACAGGACTCACTGCCGGGGCATCCGCCGGTCAGTCCCTTTTTCAACGACCAGGTCCGTCACGAACTGGGCCTGCAATCCGGCGAGGCCCATTACGCCGAACGCTTCTATCACCTGCGCCGCCTGCTGGAGGCCGCGCCGGCCATCCTGATCACCGCCCGCGCCGGGCAGGACGGCGAACCGGTGGTCATCAGCCACTGGCTGGAGCACCTGCTGACCCTGCATCGGGAAGCCTGGCCGGATCAGCCGCTGGAAGAAAAGGCACTGGCCGAACTGACCGCGCACGCCGAACAGCTGCAGATCGAGACCGAACCCCAGGTGCCGTTGCCGGCCCCCTCGTGCCGGCCGCAACCGGGCCTGGACCCGGCGCTGCTGCCGACCGGCTTCTCCCCCAGCGATTACCAGCAGCTGCTCGACTGCCCCTATCAGTATTACGCGGCCCGCGCCCTGCAGCTCAAACCGCCGGAGGAGATCCGCGAAGCGCTGTCCAAGGCCGACTACGGCGAGCGGGTCCATCTCTGTCTGCAGGCATTGCACTCGAAGGTACGCAACCTGCCGGGGCCGTTTACCGCGCCCTTCGATGCGGCCCACCGCGAAGAGGCCGTTGCCCTGCTGGAAACGATCTCCCGCGAGGTCTTCGCCGATGTACTGGCCGACAATTTCGAACACCAGGGCTGGCTGAGCCAGTGGCGCGCCTTCATCCCGGCCTACGTCGACTGGCAAATCCGGCGTCGCGCCGGGCACTGGCAGGTGAGCGACACCGAGCAACGCCACGAGGTGCCCCTGGGCGAGCTGTCGATCCGCGGCCGGCTGGATCGCATCGACCGGGGGCCGGCGGGGACCGCGATCATCGACTACAAGACCGGCGCCATTCCCAAAGCCGAAGAGGTCGAGGCCGGCGAGGCGATCCAGTTGCCGTTCTATGCCCTGTTGCAACAGCAACACCAGCCCGAGTCGCCGGTCAGCCAGGTCGCCTACCTGCGCTTCGACAAGCCGGAACAGGCGCTGAAACTGAGCTGCCCGCTGGAAGAGGACGCATTGCACGCATTGAGCGAGGCGATCGGCCGGCGTTTGCAGACACTGGTCGGACAGATCAATACCGGTCAGGGGCTCCCCGCCTGGGGCGATGAAAAAAGTTGCAACTATTGCGAGATGGGACTGTTATGTCGAAAAGCGGTCTGGCAGGTATAA